The Pirellulimonas nuda genome includes a region encoding these proteins:
- a CDS encoding flagellar biosynthetic protein FliR, translating into MDGLEGWLIAQGALFVLVLGRVGALVATAPLLSGQMMPMRVRAMLAVALTLVVSPLAAGGASDAVAPPAEFLRMLTGELLAGALLGLGVTILLSGAQVAGQLVSQLSGMSFGDVVNPASNEEASLFSQLFYFVTLAVFVAIGGHRLMIQALLDTFRWAPPGRVSWGDDYADALITLLGQSFNLGVRAAAPMLVALFLATVLLGLVSRTLPQINAVVVGFSVNSLLTLGMMMVSVGAMAYTFQEPLADSLVAMQETIRAASE; encoded by the coding sequence ATGGACGGACTAGAAGGCTGGCTGATCGCACAAGGGGCGTTGTTCGTGCTGGTGCTCGGCCGCGTCGGGGCGCTCGTCGCCACGGCGCCGCTGCTCAGCGGCCAGATGATGCCGATGCGTGTCCGGGCGATGCTGGCCGTGGCGCTGACGCTGGTGGTTTCTCCGCTGGCGGCCGGAGGGGCGTCGGACGCCGTGGCGCCGCCGGCCGAGTTCCTGCGGATGCTCACCGGCGAGTTGCTCGCCGGCGCGCTGCTGGGGCTGGGGGTCACCATCCTGCTCTCCGGCGCGCAGGTCGCAGGCCAGCTTGTCAGCCAGCTCAGCGGCATGAGCTTCGGAGACGTCGTGAATCCGGCGTCCAACGAAGAGGCCTCGCTGTTTAGCCAGCTCTTCTACTTTGTCACGCTGGCCGTGTTCGTGGCCATCGGCGGCCATCGGCTGATGATCCAGGCGCTGCTCGACACGTTCCGCTGGGCGCCCCCGGGCCGGGTGTCGTGGGGCGACGACTACGCCGACGCGCTCATTACACTACTCGGCCAGAGCTTCAACCTGGGGGTCCGCGCCGCGGCGCCGATGCTGGTGGCGTTGTTCCTGGCCACGGTGCTGCTGGGCCTGGTGAGCCGGACGCTGCCGCAGATCAACGCGGTAGTGGTCGGATTCAGCGTCAACTCGCTGCTGACGCTCGGGATGATGATGGTCTCGGTCGGGGCGATGGCCTACACCTTCCAAGAACCGCTGGCCGACTCGCTCGTCGCCATGCAAGAAACCATAAGAGCCGCCAGCGAGTAG
- the fliQ gene encoding flagellar biosynthesis protein FliQ → MDPQTAIDLTRDALLVAAMVAAPVLIAGMVVGLAIGLIQALTQIQEQTVAFVPKLMAMILALIFTLPWVLGRLVEYSQQLFTNIPGTL, encoded by the coding sequence ATGGACCCGCAAACCGCTATCGACCTGACGCGCGACGCACTGCTGGTGGCCGCAATGGTTGCTGCGCCGGTGCTGATTGCCGGCATGGTGGTCGGCCTGGCGATCGGCCTGATCCAGGCGCTCACGCAGATCCAGGAGCAGACGGTCGCGTTTGTGCCGAAGCTGATGGCGATGATCCTGGCGCTGATCTTCACCCTCCCCTGGGTGCTGGGGAGGCTGGTGGAGTACTCGCAGCAGCTCTTTACCAACATCCCCGGGACGCTCTAG
- the fliP gene encoding flagellar type III secretion system pore protein FliP (The bacterial flagellar biogenesis protein FliP forms a type III secretion system (T3SS)-type pore required for flagellar assembly.), translating to MVSQISVIVWLIALTALPLAHAGAQSPQLEAVVEEQSPSDASNVTTTIIDPANLLSSPQDLLKPEQLGSTMQVMLLLSALSLAPAILLMTTSFVRVIVVLGLLRQALGAQQLPPSQVITSIALFVTLLVMAPVWKQAYEQGIKPYSDGHIGLEEAFAQTTEPLRRFMADQIQRTGNDDDVHMFLAYLPEEAASDAEYAYYQPTEGERLVPLSALLPAFMLSELKTAFLIGFQVYLPFVVLDLVVASVTISMGMLMLPPVLISLPFKLMLFVLVDGWRLVIGMLLESFELYVVT from the coding sequence ATGGTTAGCCAGATATCTGTCATCGTTTGGCTTATCGCCCTGACGGCGCTGCCGCTGGCGCACGCCGGCGCGCAGTCGCCGCAGCTCGAGGCAGTCGTCGAGGAGCAGAGCCCCAGCGACGCGTCGAACGTCACCACCACGATCATCGACCCGGCAAACCTGCTCTCGTCGCCGCAAGACCTGCTCAAGCCGGAGCAGCTCGGCTCAACGATGCAGGTGATGCTGCTGCTCTCGGCGCTCAGCCTGGCGCCGGCCATCCTGCTGATGACCACCAGCTTTGTGCGGGTGATCGTGGTGCTGGGGCTGCTGCGTCAGGCGCTGGGCGCCCAGCAGTTGCCGCCGAGCCAGGTGATCACCTCCATCGCGCTATTCGTAACGCTGCTGGTGATGGCGCCGGTGTGGAAGCAGGCGTACGAGCAGGGGATCAAGCCCTACTCCGACGGGCACATCGGGCTGGAAGAAGCGTTTGCGCAAACCACGGAGCCGCTGCGGCGCTTCATGGCGGACCAGATCCAGCGCACCGGTAACGACGACGACGTGCACATGTTCCTCGCCTACCTCCCGGAGGAGGCCGCCAGCGACGCCGAGTACGCCTATTACCAGCCGACCGAGGGCGAACGCCTAGTGCCGCTCTCTGCGTTGCTCCCGGCGTTCATGCTCAGCGAGCTGAAAACGGCGTTCCTGATCGGGTTCCAGGTCTACCTCCCGTTTGTGGTGCTCGACCTTGTGGTGGCCAGCGTGACCATCTCGATGGGCATGCTGATGCTCCCCCCGGTGCTGATCTCGCTGCCGTTCAAGCTGATGCTGTTCGTGCTGGTCGACGGCTGGAGGCTGGTGATCGGCATGCTGCTGGAAAGCTTCGAACTATATGTGGTGACCTGA
- a CDS encoding flagellar biosynthetic protein FliO, whose product MGAQATLAIFTWSFLLSAAAGQTAPSQASGPAGLPAGSAVRFASMDAPAEPIEAAPLVTPQATPGPAPLLPEFSLAAPERQTPEPVGPAPLSPTSYSPAPATEAPRADPVPPTSAWERLAMESPIAPEQGDAPAPPTTPATPADATSAPPATEKPLPNPRSFPAEAGADHARRLLRSKTPPEQADAANAPVIGLESLNLPPGALATTGAALAIVVGVLLLSMWCLRRAAPRSARPLPGDVVMVLGQVRLAGKQTAQLMKIGSKLVLVNVTPEGAKPITEITDPDEVARMLGICEQANPNGATAAFQEIFEQLTREPAHGGLTGDEPSLLDRRRLADAYANTPGGRAYG is encoded by the coding sequence ATGGGCGCTCAGGCGACCCTCGCTATCTTCACCTGGTCGTTCCTGCTGTCCGCAGCCGCTGGGCAGACTGCGCCTAGCCAGGCCAGCGGCCCGGCCGGCCTGCCGGCTGGTTCCGCCGTGCGGTTCGCCAGCATGGACGCCCCCGCCGAGCCGATCGAGGCCGCTCCCCTTGTCACCCCGCAAGCGACGCCCGGCCCGGCGCCCCTGCTGCCAGAGTTCTCGCTCGCTGCGCCGGAGAGGCAGACGCCTGAACCCGTCGGCCCTGCGCCTCTCAGCCCAACGTCCTACAGCCCTGCGCCCGCCACCGAAGCGCCGCGTGCGGACCCCGTTCCGCCAACCAGCGCCTGGGAGCGGCTCGCGATGGAGAGCCCCATCGCCCCAGAACAGGGCGACGCCCCCGCGCCGCCGACGACCCCCGCAACCCCTGCCGACGCAACGTCGGCCCCTCCCGCCACCGAGAAGCCGCTGCCAAACCCGCGGAGCTTCCCCGCCGAGGCCGGCGCCGACCACGCGCGGCGGCTGTTGCGGTCGAAGACGCCCCCCGAACAAGCGGACGCCGCCAACGCCCCGGTCATCGGGCTCGAGTCGCTGAACCTCCCGCCAGGCGCGCTGGCGACAACGGGGGCCGCACTCGCAATCGTGGTGGGCGTGCTGCTGCTGTCGATGTGGTGCCTGCGGCGCGCGGCGCCACGCAGCGCCCGCCCGCTGCCGGGCGATGTCGTGATGGTGCTGGGGCAGGTCCGCTTGGCGGGCAAGCAGACGGCGCAACTAATGAAGATCGGCTCGAAGCTGGTGCTGGTGAACGTCACCCCGGAAGGCGCCAAGCCGATCACCGAGATCACCGACCCGGACGAAGTGGCGCGCATGCTGGGGATCTGCGAGCAAGCCAACCCCAACGGCGCCACCGCCGCGTTCCAAGAGATCTTCGAACAACTCACCCGCGAGCCCGCGCACGGCGGGCTAACGGGGGACGAGCCATCGCTGCTCGACCGCCGCAGGCTTGCCGACGCCTACGCCAACACGCCTGGGGGTCGCGCATATGGTTAG
- the fliN gene encoding flagellar motor switch protein FliN, whose product MAGESDQPESVATDHPPQGDRSAAAQTEVEALISAAAAAGAADAQSSDLDLLLQKAEAAIASLDEPSGELPSGVRPFDLQEFGGTPANMDAATLELVRDVELDLKIELGRTDMNLEDVLRLKRGSVVTLDKLAGDPVDVIVNGRLVARGEVLVLNDNFCVRVTELIVGESAVA is encoded by the coding sequence ATGGCAGGCGAATCAGACCAACCCGAATCGGTCGCCACGGATCACCCGCCGCAGGGCGATCGATCCGCCGCGGCGCAGACCGAGGTAGAAGCGCTCATCAGCGCCGCGGCGGCGGCAGGAGCCGCGGACGCCCAGTCTTCCGACCTCGACCTCCTGCTGCAGAAGGCCGAGGCGGCGATCGCGTCACTTGACGAACCTTCCGGGGAACTGCCTTCGGGCGTCCGCCCGTTCGACCTGCAGGAGTTCGGCGGCACCCCCGCCAACATGGACGCCGCCACGCTCGAGCTGGTGCGCGACGTCGAGCTCGACCTGAAGATCGAGCTGGGCCGCACGGACATGAACCTCGAAGACGTGCTGAGGCTCAAGCGGGGCTCGGTGGTCACGCTAGACAAGCTCGCCGGCGACCCGGTCGACGTGATCGTCAACGGACGCCTGGTCGCCCGCGGCGAGGTGCTGGTGCTGAACGACAACTTCTGCGTCCGAGTCACCGAGCTGATCGTCGGCGAATCAGCGGTCGCCTAG
- a CDS encoding flagellar basal body-associated FliL family protein gives MSKAMHVQKRVQPRGGFVKLLIPIGIVSALVVVELVAAAVLMPTAQQTDAVARELAAARAGKEADNTSELADGVSGEDLREVELGKIPVTRYNPENDTTLNIDLELYAVVLADDEALMKQRLESNASRVKEQIILTLLSSNTADLSDPGLGLIKRRISDKVNRALGRTLVREVLVTKFNFVER, from the coding sequence ATGAGCAAGGCCATGCACGTCCAGAAGCGCGTCCAACCCCGGGGCGGGTTCGTCAAGCTGTTGATCCCGATCGGCATCGTTTCTGCCCTGGTCGTGGTCGAGCTGGTGGCCGCCGCGGTGCTGATGCCGACCGCCCAACAAACCGACGCCGTGGCCCGCGAGCTGGCCGCCGCGCGCGCCGGGAAGGAAGCTGACAACACAAGCGAGCTGGCCGACGGCGTCTCGGGCGAGGACCTGCGGGAAGTAGAGCTGGGCAAGATCCCGGTGACGCGCTACAACCCCGAGAACGACACCACCCTGAACATCGACCTCGAGCTGTACGCCGTGGTGCTGGCCGACGACGAGGCCTTGATGAAGCAGCGGCTCGAGTCGAATGCTAGCAGGGTCAAGGAGCAGATCATCCTGACGCTGCTCAGTTCGAACACCGCCGACCTCAGCGATCCCGGGTTGGGGTTGATCAAGCGACGGATTTCCGACAAAGTCAACCGCGCGCTCGGCCGCACCCTGGTGCGAGAAGTGCTTGTGACCAAGTTCAACTTTGTCGAACGCTAG
- a CDS encoding OmpA/MotB family protein, translating into MAIEEDPPASVPEWVVTFGDMMSLLLTFFIMLVSMSEMKQDEKFQAMLESMRRQFGNEQSMDAAPGDHAVRSSNMTSFASLARAKRLDIMQGGNKVQAVSGEHSLVQSVRQGRNSTVGGVVDFPEASAELSPEGKDQLKQIAQKLAGKPQMIEIRGHTSRRPVAGGDHYDLAFQRCRAAMQALVEAGIEPDRIRLSSSGANEPIDAGLDAQSRARNARIEVLMWDEPVVDSSVK; encoded by the coding sequence ATGGCGATCGAAGAAGACCCACCCGCGAGCGTCCCCGAGTGGGTCGTCACGTTCGGCGACATGATGTCGCTGCTGCTGACGTTCTTCATCATGCTGGTGTCGATGAGCGAGATGAAGCAGGACGAGAAGTTCCAGGCGATGCTCGAGTCGATGCGGCGTCAGTTCGGCAATGAACAATCGATGGACGCCGCCCCGGGCGACCACGCGGTGCGCAGCAGCAACATGACCAGCTTCGCCAGCCTGGCGCGCGCCAAGCGGCTCGACATCATGCAGGGGGGCAACAAGGTGCAGGCCGTCTCCGGCGAGCACAGCCTCGTGCAGTCGGTCCGCCAGGGACGCAACAGCACGGTCGGCGGGGTGGTGGACTTCCCCGAGGCGTCCGCAGAACTGAGCCCCGAGGGGAAAGACCAGCTCAAGCAGATCGCCCAGAAGCTGGCGGGCAAACCGCAAATGATCGAGATCCGTGGGCACACCTCGCGTCGCCCCGTGGCGGGGGGAGACCACTACGACCTGGCCTTCCAGCGCTGCCGGGCCGCGATGCAGGCGCTGGTCGAGGCCGGGATCGAGCCGGACCGCATCCGGCTGAGCTCCTCCGGCGCCAACGAACCGATCGACGCGGGGCTCGACGCCCAGTCCCGCGCGCGCAACGCCCGCATCGAGGTGCTGATGTGGGACGAACCGGTCGTCGATTCCTCCGTTAAGTGA
- a CDS encoding motility protein A: MDIATAAGVVTAIALILASIVIGGGKMGAFVDPPSVMVVVGGGIAATLVAFPLKNFLSVFSVGLKVLFYKSASIPEIIDQIVSLAETARRDGLLALEGRMSEIENEFVALGVQMAVDGARPEVIEDVLRTEVDGVATRHRDGKALFDTLGRYAPAFGMIGTLMGLIIMLGDMSDPSKIGAGMAVALLTTLYGAIMANVICLPFADKLGYTNKQELLVMEIVIRGIMAIQQGENPKVIRQKLTTFVPPKQRGSEEQAA; the protein is encoded by the coding sequence ATGGACATCGCGACCGCCGCTGGCGTCGTCACTGCGATCGCCCTGATCCTCGCGTCGATCGTGATCGGCGGCGGGAAGATGGGGGCGTTCGTCGATCCGCCATCGGTGATGGTGGTCGTGGGGGGCGGCATCGCCGCAACGCTTGTCGCGTTCCCGCTGAAGAACTTCTTGAGCGTCTTCAGCGTCGGGCTCAAGGTGCTGTTCTACAAGTCGGCGTCGATCCCGGAGATCATCGACCAGATCGTCAGCCTCGCGGAGACCGCACGCCGCGACGGGCTGCTGGCGCTCGAGGGGCGGATGAGCGAGATCGAGAACGAGTTCGTCGCCCTGGGCGTGCAGATGGCCGTAGACGGCGCCAGGCCCGAGGTGATCGAAGACGTGCTCCGGACCGAAGTCGATGGCGTCGCCACCCGGCACCGCGACGGCAAGGCTTTGTTCGACACACTCGGCCGCTACGCGCCGGCCTTCGGCATGATCGGCACCCTGATGGGGCTGATCATCATGCTGGGTGACATGAGCGACCCGTCCAAGATCGGCGCCGGCATGGCGGTCGCGCTCTTGACCACGCTGTACGGGGCCATCATGGCCAACGTGATCTGCCTGCCGTTCGCGGACAAGCTGGGCTACACCAACAAGCAAGAGCTGCTGGTCATGGAGATCGTGATCCGCGGGATCATGGCGATCCAGCAGGGAGAGAACCCCAAAGTCATCCGCCAGAAACTGACGACCTTCGTCCCGCCAAAACAGCGGGGCAGCGAAGAACAAGCGGCCTAG
- a CDS encoding flagellar FlbD family protein — protein sequence MIRLTRLDGEPFVLNAELIKYVESRPDTFVTLTTGDRLVVQQTPDEVVRRAVEYQQHKLLLPAAPARSTQN from the coding sequence ATGATCCGACTGACCCGGCTCGACGGCGAACCGTTCGTTCTGAATGCAGAGCTGATCAAGTACGTCGAATCGCGTCCCGACACGTTTGTAACGCTAACCACGGGCGATCGGCTGGTCGTGCAGCAGACGCCCGACGAAGTGGTCCGACGGGCCGTGGAGTACCAGCAGCACAAGCTGCTGCTGCCCGCGGCGCCCGCCCGTTCCACGCAGAACTGA
- a CDS encoding flagellar hook-basal body complex protein: protein MGLQSALTTALTGLQAAETTIDVVGNNVANSQTVGFKESSVVFATQFSQTISIGTGPTGTLGGTNPRQVGLGAKVAEIAPKFSQGTVEISSSPLDVAIQGDGFLVVQGTQGRQYTRNGQLNINAQNEIVTTTGQRLLGYGVDENYNVQRTTLVPLTIPIGSAAVAEATRNVFLAGNLNPTADYQAVQPGIIQSTVLSNGEIEFPPDLAANDVAPVVPPNASSIGVVANTGAGNIGAGTYNYRIVYVDAQGNEASPSSAFGNITTTGAAGVDEAIDLTTLPAPTASESHFTTKRIYRTDATGAGDFKLVGSVAAAATSFTDTVADGSLGAVLDDTSVDRAAYSYYVTYYNTSNGLESRPTSKIGPISISDDGRSVRLAGIVPPTSGDFNAVRIYRNTQQGFDSYGLVETIPTSGSSPISYIDRTPDAVVEAASETLDINGPAISTGLELVHLTSFDGNGYRNLFPPGGGTISFSGKKGGVDLPAKDFEYTDTTTVQELINFMDQALGIHNAGSDPTNPLPGTPGAAVTGDSRLQFTSNFGAQNELFINPSAFRITPNGASASQSVTLRFDKTQEASLPNKTGAGATAEFVVYDTLGLPVSVSVSTYLEDTDGNSFTYRWLANSPDNEPDATGSNVDTTVGSGTITFNGDGDIISVSNASVAIERRITASTSPLSFELDFSQLSGLAIGDGSSLAAVQQDGSPPGVLSSFVITDSGAIRGIFSNGNERTLGQMQLARFANNSGLSQQGDNLWGAGVNSGLAVLSDPGSQGVGTLTAGAVELSNTDIGQNLIDLILASTQYRGGARVISAAQELLDELLALRR from the coding sequence ATGGGACTACAATCCGCACTTACCACCGCGCTCACCGGGCTCCAGGCCGCCGAGACCACGATCGACGTGGTGGGCAACAACGTGGCCAACTCGCAGACGGTCGGCTTCAAGGAATCGAGCGTCGTGTTCGCGACACAGTTCTCGCAGACGATCTCGATCGGCACCGGCCCCACCGGCACCCTCGGAGGCACCAACCCCCGGCAGGTTGGCCTCGGCGCCAAGGTGGCGGAGATCGCCCCCAAGTTTTCACAAGGGACGGTAGAGATCAGCTCCAGTCCGCTCGACGTCGCCATCCAAGGAGACGGCTTCCTGGTGGTGCAAGGGACACAGGGTCGGCAGTACACACGCAACGGCCAGCTCAACATTAACGCCCAGAACGAGATCGTCACCACCACCGGACAGCGTCTGCTGGGTTACGGCGTCGATGAAAACTACAACGTTCAACGCACCACGCTGGTGCCGCTCACTATCCCCATCGGCTCCGCGGCAGTTGCAGAGGCCACCCGCAACGTGTTTTTGGCGGGCAACCTGAACCCCACCGCGGACTATCAAGCGGTGCAGCCGGGCATCATCCAGTCGACGGTCCTGTCGAACGGCGAGATTGAGTTCCCGCCCGACCTAGCCGCCAATGACGTAGCGCCCGTGGTGCCGCCGAACGCGTCGTCGATCGGCGTCGTCGCGAACACGGGCGCCGGCAACATCGGAGCCGGAACCTACAACTATCGCATCGTTTACGTCGACGCCCAAGGTAACGAAGCCTCTCCCTCCTCCGCCTTCGGCAACATCACAACGACCGGGGCCGCCGGTGTGGATGAGGCGATCGACTTAACGACCCTGCCGGCTCCAACCGCCAGTGAGTCGCACTTCACCACCAAACGAATCTACCGCACCGACGCCACCGGCGCCGGCGACTTCAAGCTGGTTGGCTCGGTGGCGGCCGCCGCAACGTCCTTCACGGACACGGTCGCCGACGGCTCGCTGGGGGCAGTTTTGGACGACACGTCGGTCGATCGCGCCGCCTACAGCTATTACGTCACTTACTACAACACCAGCAACGGGCTAGAGAGCCGGCCGACCTCGAAGATCGGGCCGATCAGCATCTCGGACGACGGCCGAAGCGTGCGACTGGCCGGCATCGTTCCGCCTACTTCTGGCGACTTCAACGCCGTGCGGATTTACCGCAACACGCAGCAGGGGTTCGATTCGTACGGTTTGGTTGAAACCATCCCGACCAGCGGCAGCAGCCCGATCTCCTACATCGATCGCACGCCAGACGCCGTAGTCGAAGCTGCCTCCGAAACGCTCGACATCAACGGCCCGGCGATCAGCACCGGACTTGAGCTGGTCCACCTGACGTCGTTCGACGGCAACGGCTACCGGAACTTATTTCCGCCCGGCGGCGGGACCATCTCCTTTAGCGGGAAGAAAGGGGGCGTCGATCTGCCGGCAAAGGACTTCGAGTACACGGACACCACGACGGTCCAAGAGCTGATCAACTTCATGGATCAAGCGCTCGGAATCCACAACGCGGGGAGCGACCCCACCAACCCGTTGCCTGGGACGCCCGGCGCCGCGGTGACGGGGGACAGCCGGCTGCAGTTCACCTCGAACTTTGGCGCCCAGAACGAGCTGTTCATCAACCCGTCCGCGTTCCGTATCACCCCCAACGGGGCCAGCGCTTCGCAGTCAGTGACGCTTCGGTTCGACAAAACGCAGGAGGCGTCTCTGCCAAACAAGACGGGCGCCGGCGCCACCGCGGAGTTCGTGGTCTACGACACGTTGGGGCTCCCGGTCAGCGTAAGCGTCTCTACCTACCTCGAAGACACCGACGGCAACAGCTTCACCTACCGCTGGCTAGCAAACTCCCCCGACAACGAACCCGACGCTACTGGGTCCAACGTCGACACGACGGTGGGGTCAGGGACCATTACGTTCAACGGAGACGGCGACATTATCTCTGTCAGCAACGCCTCGGTCGCGATCGAACGCCGCATCACCGCATCGACATCGCCCCTGAGCTTCGAGCTAGACTTCTCGCAGCTCTCGGGGCTCGCGATCGGCGACGGCAGCTCCCTCGCCGCGGTGCAGCAAGACGGGTCGCCCCCGGGGGTGCTCAGCAGCTTTGTCATTACAGACAGCGGCGCCATCCGCGGCATCTTCTCCAACGGCAACGAGCGGACGCTGGGCCAGATGCAGTTGGCGCGGTTCGCAAACAACTCTGGCCTGTCGCAGCAGGGAGACAACCTGTGGGGCGCCGGCGTCAACTCGGGCCTTGCCGTGTTGAGCGACCCGGGGTCGCAGGGGGTCGGAACGTTAACCGCAGGCGCCGTTGAACTCTCCAACACGGATATTGGGCAGAACCTGATCGACCTGATCCTGGCGAGCACCCAGTACCGCGGCGGCGCCCGGGTGATCTCGGCGGCGCAGGAGCTGTTGGACGAGCTGCTGGCCCTCAGAAGGTAG
- a CDS encoding flagellar hook assembly protein FlgD yields the protein MSQIPALQDRIASQQSKSGAGAANAIGNLNLDAFFDLMIAELQNQDPLNPLENDQLLAQINQIRQVGATDKLTETLDSVLLGQNITSATGLIGKQVEALSDDNQRINGDVLRVSIEDGEPKLHIELPSSVAPSTADGEVGAGEYEYLAVWDTDRGPIGQKIGTLRTTGQSGTDTAVDLRNLPATDGPKRIYRTKGDGSGQFYLAGQIPDGSQASFTDRSSNDGLSTALGVVPPLVTQSRQYTVKLSNLSEVYTK from the coding sequence ATGAGCCAGATCCCTGCCCTACAAGACCGGATTGCTTCCCAGCAATCAAAGAGCGGCGCCGGCGCCGCCAACGCGATCGGCAACCTCAATCTCGATGCGTTCTTCGACTTGATGATCGCCGAGCTGCAGAACCAGGACCCGCTCAATCCGCTTGAGAACGACCAACTGTTGGCGCAGATCAATCAGATCCGCCAGGTGGGCGCCACCGACAAGCTGACCGAGACGCTCGACTCGGTGCTGCTGGGGCAGAACATCACCAGCGCCACCGGCTTGATCGGCAAGCAAGTCGAGGCGCTCTCGGACGACAATCAGCGGATCAACGGCGACGTGCTGCGGGTGTCGATCGAAGACGGCGAGCCGAAGCTGCACATCGAACTCCCCTCAAGCGTCGCCCCTTCGACCGCGGACGGAGAGGTCGGCGCCGGCGAGTACGAGTACCTTGCGGTGTGGGACACCGACCGTGGCCCCATCGGCCAGAAGATCGGCACGCTCCGCACCACCGGCCAGTCAGGGACCGACACCGCAGTCGATCTGCGGAACCTGCCGGCGACCGACGGGCCCAAGCGTATCTACCGCACCAAGGGAGACGGCTCCGGGCAGTTCTACCTCGCGGGCCAGATACCCGACGGGTCTCAGGCGTCGTTCACAGACCGCAGCAGCAACGACGGACTCTCAACGGCGCTGGGCGTCGTGCCGCCGCTGGTCACGCAGAGCCGCCAGTATACCGTGAAGCTGTCGAACCTCTCCGAGGTTTACACGAAGTAG
- a CDS encoding flagellar hook-length control protein FliK codes for MTLPTGEKSMNASPTPIRDLGALDALKAGRTSRGESSPSSSFTDELREASLGRRPEPRETGRAADDRPQPQPKAPPESPSASPAQSRSAADSAGGQPAGDDDSKPSTPVEARDDSDSSSEADTAAEQAAALAAAQPAADVVQLSAEAVAPEAAATNAAIQDATGTQTPAEPTPPGAETPGEGAGESGGEPPADEPGARGQAQAKASGETTNAEEAPSVVANSQNGTQPSGDPEAAAAGSAAAAPEADSKPSKSSPRGERHQAPADDSRSDDAVVTAPAKDTAQTPAALDAPLPPTAGVEEAAADEAAPPAPAQADAKPTSPATPVTQDTGIGTRGAAQASREGGPSVDNGPRVNPERFIARVSRAFQAAEQNGGTVQLRLSPPELGALQIRIAVHEGALTASLEAETPAARNLLLDNLPALRERLAQQDIRVERFDVDVRREPSGGQQDQQSNDGRRLPPPTRGGLSGPHEAQAASGVSPALPSFHAGGLNVVA; via the coding sequence GTGACCCTGCCCACCGGCGAGAAGTCGATGAACGCCTCACCAACACCCATCCGCGACCTCGGCGCCCTCGATGCGCTGAAGGCCGGGCGCACGTCGCGGGGCGAGTCGAGTCCCTCATCCAGCTTCACCGACGAGCTGCGTGAGGCTTCCCTGGGGCGGCGGCCCGAGCCGCGCGAGACGGGCCGAGCCGCCGACGATCGTCCCCAGCCACAGCCGAAGGCGCCCCCCGAAAGCCCGTCGGCGTCCCCCGCCCAGTCGCGCAGCGCTGCCGATTCGGCGGGGGGACAGCCGGCCGGCGACGACGACTCCAAGCCGTCTACGCCCGTCGAGGCCCGCGACGACTCGGACAGCTCCTCGGAAGCCGACACGGCCGCAGAGCAGGCCGCCGCCCTGGCGGCCGCGCAGCCCGCGGCGGACGTCGTGCAGTTATCCGCCGAGGCCGTGGCGCCCGAAGCAGCCGCTACGAACGCGGCGATCCAAGACGCGACCGGCACGCAGACGCCCGCCGAACCCACCCCCCCTGGCGCCGAGACGCCGGGCGAAGGCGCCGGCGAGTCGGGCGGCGAACCTCCCGCGGACGAGCCGGGCGCAAGAGGTCAGGCGCAAGCCAAGGCGAGCGGCGAAACGACAAACGCCGAAGAGGCGCCGAGCGTCGTCGCCAATTCCCAGAACGGGACTCAGCCATCGGGCGACCCAGAGGCGGCGGCCGCCGGGTCGGCCGCGGCCGCTCCCGAAGCAGACTCAAAGCCGTCGAAGTCGTCGCCGAGGGGCGAGCGGCATCAAGCGCCGGCAGACGATAGTAGGTCGGACGACGCCGTCGTCACGGCGCCGGCCAAGGACACGGCACAAACGCCGGCGGCGCTCGACGCCCCCCTCCCGCCGACTGCCGGCGTCGAGGAGGCAGCCGCGGACGAAGCGGCCCCCCCTGCCCCGGCGCAGGCAGACGCCAAGCCGACCTCGCCCGCCACGCCAGTAACCCAAGACACGGGGATCGGAACACGGGGCGCCGCCCAAGCGAGCCGCGAAGGCGGTCCGTCGGTCGACAACGGCCCGCGGGTGAACCCGGAGCGGTTCATAGCACGCGTCTCCCGGGCGTTCCAGGCCGCCGAACAGAACGGCGGGACGGTCCAATTGCGGCTGAGCCCACCGGAGCTCGGGGCGTTGCAGATACGGATCGCCGTGCACGAGGGGGCGCTCACCGCGTCGCTCGAAGCAGAGACCCCCGCGGCCCGCAATCTGCTGCTAGACAACCTGCCGGCGCTGCGCGAGCGGCTGGCGCAGCAAGACATCCGGGTGGAGCGGTTCGACGTCGACGTCCGACGAGAGCCCTCCGGGGGGCAGCAAGACCAACAATCCAACGACGGCCGACGGCTCCCCCCGCCGACGCGCGGCGGGCTCTCCGGCCCGCACGAGGCACAAGCGGCAAGCGGCGTTTCGCCGGCCCTGCCGAGTTTCCACGCTGGCGGACTGAACGTCGTCGCCTAG